From a single Solanum dulcamara chromosome 4, daSolDulc1.2, whole genome shotgun sequence genomic region:
- the LOC129887159 gene encoding probable aspartic proteinase GIP2, protein MVTFKLSLSILLFLLFNIFLCSAEVLYIPVTKDASTLQYIIEVSQRTPLIPIKLLINLGGRSLLLDCDKGYKSSTYKPAVCNSTQCTLAKSHACGDCIFKPQLQPGCNNNTCYIWGENPLINSFHDRAEIAEDVLAIGSTPGVRVTWPRFIFSCLLDPSMMRLLANGVTGIAGFGRESPVSIPNQLALDPRFTRKFGICLSSSTGSRGVIFIGSGPYYVYNPKKIDISKDIIYTKLIANKQGGFVTSEEYYIQVSSIRIEGKEVPLNKTLLSINKKNGVGGTRISTATPFTILHTSIYDAFKIAFIKALPKNVTLVEPPPTSQFGLCFSSKHIKSTNVGPYVPVIDIVLHKPSAFWRIYGSNSVVQVSKDVMCLAFVGQDQTWEPSIVIGGHQLEENLLIFDLLGRNIGFSSSLKLQQASCSKYDNTILG, encoded by the exons ATGGTGACATTCAAACTTTCTTTGTCTATTCTCTTATTTCTTCTATTCAATATTTTTCTATGCTCAGCTGAAGTACTATACATTCCAGTCACTAAAGACGCATCAACCCTACAATACATTATTGAAGTAAGTCAAAGAACTCCTTTAATCCCCATAAAACTCTTAATCAATCTTGGTGGTAGAAGCTTATTATTGGATTGTGACAAAGGTTACAAAAGTTCAACATATAAACCAGCTGTATGTAATTCCACACAATGCACCCTTGCCAAGTCTCATGCCTGTGGAGATTGCATATTCAAACCTCAACTGCAGCCTGGATGCAACAACAATACTTGTTACATTTGGGGTGAAAATCCACTGATCAATTCATTTCATGACCGCGCAGAAATTGCTGAGGATGTATTGGCCATTGGTTCTACTCCTGGTGTTCGTGTCACTTGGCCTCGATTCATTTTCAGCTGCCTTCTTGATCCCAGTATGATGAGACTCCTCGCGAATGGAGTCACAG GAATTGCAGGTTTTGGACGGGAAAGTCCAGTTTCCATTCCCAATCAACTTGCTTTAGACCCTAGATTCACCAGGAAGTTTGGTATATGTTTGAGCTCATCTACAGGATCTCGTGGGGTTATATTCATCGGTTCTGGCCCATATTATGTTTACAATCCTAAGAAGATCGATATCTCCAAGGATATTATCTACACCAAACTAATTGCAAATAAACAGGGTGGATTTGTAACATCTGAAGAGTACTATATCCAAGTTTCATCCATTCGAATTGAAGGGAAAGAAGTTCCACTAAATAAAACACTGTTATCTATTAATAAGAAAAATGGAGTTGGTGGGACGAGAATAAGCACAGCAACACCTTTCACAATTTTGCACACTAGCATATACGATGCTTTTAAAATTGCTTTCATCAAGGCGCTTCCGAAGAATGTGACACTTGTAGAGCCTCCTCCTACGAGTCAATTTGGACTTTGCTTTAGTTCTAAACACATTAAAAGCACCAACGTTGGACCATATGTTCCTGTAATTGATATTGTCTTGCACAAGCCGAGtgcattttggaggatttatgGGTCAAATTCAGTAGTACAAGTTAGTAAGGACGTTATGTGTTTAGCATTTGTGGGACAAGATCAAACATGGGAGCCATCGATTGTGATAGGAGGGCATCAATTGGAAGAGAACCTCTTGATATTTGACCTTCTAGGAAGGAACATAGGTTTTAGCTCATCACTCAAGCTTCAACAAGCATCATGCTCTAAGTACGATAATACCATTCTAGGCTAA